A genomic window from Nicotiana sylvestris chromosome 11, ASM39365v2, whole genome shotgun sequence includes:
- the LOC104236330 gene encoding NAC domain-containing protein 83-like, translating into MEKLSFVKNGVLRLPPGFRFRPTDEELVVQYLKRKVLSFPLPASIIPELEIHKSDPWDLPGDLEEERYFFSTREVKYPNGNRSNRATNSGYWKATGIDKQIVSCKGQQLVGLKKTLVFYRGKSPHGCRTNWIMHEYRLPNLETISIQANNNLTQENWVLCRIFLKRRDGKNEDENITHQVFNSRNTSAKKAVFYDFMAREREDLNGSVPASTSFSGSSGITELTANESDDHEESSSSFNSFTTFRRKQCP; encoded by the exons ATGGAGAAGCTTAGTTTTGTGAAGAATGGTGTACTGAGATTGCCTCCTGGATTTAGGTTTCGTCCAACTGATGAAGAGCTTGTAGTTCAGTATTTAAAGCGTAAGGTCTTGTCTTTCCCCTTGCCAGCCTCTATCATCCCTGAGCTGGAAATTCACAAGTCTGATCCTTGGGATTTGCCAG gtgatttggaggaagaaaggTACTTTTTTAGCACAAGGGAGGTGAAGTATCCAAATGGGAATAGGTCAAATAGAGCGACAAACTCAGGCTATTGGAAGGCAACTGGAATTGACAAGCAAATAGTGAGTTGTAAGGGCCAACAATTGGTTGGATTGAAGAAAACTCTTGTCTTCTACAGAGGCAAATCTCCTCATGGTTGCAGAACCAATTGGATTATGCACGAGTATCGTCTTCCTAATCTTGAAACTATTTCAATCCAAGCCAACAACAACCTTACGCAG GAAAATTGGGTTCTCTGCCGCATATTCTTAAAGAGAAGAGATGGTAAAAATGAGGACGAGAACATCACACATCAGGTGTTTAATAGCAGAAACACAAGTGCAAAGAAGGCAGTCTTTTACGATTTTATGGCCAGGGAGAGGGAAGATTTGAATGGATCAGTTCCAGCTTCAACATCATTTTCTGGTTCCAGTGGGATCACTGAGCTGACTGCTAATGAATCTGATGATCACGAAGAAAGTAGCAGCAGCTTCAATAGTTTTACTACTTTTAGAAGAAAACAATGTCCTTAG